A stretch of DNA from Echeneis naucrates chromosome 3, fEcheNa1.1, whole genome shotgun sequence:
GTCTGCTttaagttgaaaaaaaaaaacaacaacaaacaaacaaaacaaaacttcagccTGTTCTTCAGAGCACATGGGTCACTAAAAGCTGAGTATCTACACTGCAGATCACCAACACTGTGATTGTGGTTTACTATTTAATCTACGGTGGCCCTGATGCCTGAACATCAGACATAACACAATCAGATGACAAAACCCAAGCAAAATGAAATTCTGCAAATGAACATATTTTCAGAGTCAGGGTGTGACGTAGAAAGAGATGGACTGTCTGGGGGTCACCTGGTCTGTGGGAACTTCCGGGTCCCTATGAGGAGGGAGTTTCTTACTGACCAATGGTTGTACACAATTTTTCATGATGCATTTTGCAATGCCATAAGGCTACTACAGACTTTATAAAAATTCTGCATTGTATCTGTAactgtgtgtctctggttgCAGTGTGTTGAACTTTAAGGGCTGTAGAAACGTTAAGGTCAATGCGACCTCACAAATGCTTTTTGGCATAGCTTATGAATTCATGTGCTATGCAACTCAAACAATGAAATGTATAATGGGATAAAATAGTGAAATTACAAGATTTTATAGCCAAAAGGTCAAAGATGAACATTATGACACATTAACTTCACTTCAGTATCTTCAATTGAAATTTGGCACTGTGACTCACTCAACCTGTGACCATGTTTCCTGTTGGAGGAAAGAGCAGCAAGCAAATCTGTTGAGTAATGAAGTAGGCACAGATGATATATCAGGTTAGGACAGAGactgtttcaaaataaaggctcTTACTTCGAGAAACTGAATATTGAACTTTAGTGCAAACCTCTGAACAGACTCAGTggcccctccccccacccaaaTCCAAAATCACTCCAGTTACATGATTGGTTGAGTAACTGGGAACAGTGCTTTGACAGCAAGAATGGCTGTCCTGGTTCGGCAGAAAGGCTGAATTTAAAGAACGGGGTTTGTGTCTGGACTGTGGCCTGAGTCCAGACTGCCTGTTGGTGAAGTATCAAAGCTCTCTGTCCATGGAGAAATGCTCAGAAAGTGGGCTAAGGGTTAGGGTGATCATTCAGGTACATGAACAGCTGTTTCCATAGAGAGAGTGAACATTGTGAAGCCTTCAGAGCCCCGCTAAGGCCTGGGTGTGGGTTAAACTGAAGCCTGGGCTCACCAGACAATCAGAATTACCTCTTTTATGATTAGTGCAGGTGTCTGCAAAATCCAAAGCCTTTGTTTCTGTTGGAGGACCTTCCACAggatatgtttttttctgttttagggACTTTCACTCTAACTGCATGTGTCTGAGCTCGGTAAACaagagagcagctgcagaaagaggACTGCCCACACGGCAAAGGGATAACAGTAAGAAGCtcctttgtaaaaaaaaattgagtgaTATTGGGCGTCCACAGAGAGAGCATACAACTTCTCAGTGCAGTCCAGGAAACACGCTACGGCCTCTGACATGGGTGGACATGGAAAAAGACATGCAGAACTGACAACATGCCTGCAAACAAAAGGCGGAGTAGTGGTAACAGATTGCTTCCATTACTCAGGCCTCAGCTAACTACTATAGCTTTATACTGTCATATCATATTGTATGTTAACTTTTCATAGGAAGTCTATGGTGTTCTGAGAACAGACCTGTCACCTCATGCTGCCCACGTAACTATTAATGGCCTGCTGATCTTTAGTGTGGCGGTGACACTGAAATAGGTCAACAGTTGTCTCCCACAGCACAGACAAAATTCATCTCCAAATAATCTTCACTTGTAGTGTGACAAACTGTCCCGCTACAGTTGGACTGCGCTAAGGTAATTCAGTAATCCCAGTCTTTTGAGGAGGAGTGAGCAGGGAAACATCTCAGGATACATTTCTGCTCAGCCTCTAACCGAGCACAAACCTCAGTGCAGCTCACACACTGAAGCCACAATGatctttcagtgtttcacaacAGAACTTCTTCATATCATAACAGACAGGCTGAGCTGACAGCTTCAATGTGTTTACAAACAGCCTGACACCTGGTAGCCTCTTATTGTGCACCCCCTCATTCCACTTTGCCCTCTCCTAATTTTCCTCATGTCCATATGCTAGCTTTCTTTGGCCATCAACAGACAGAGATGATAGAAACTTGTTTAGCCAGTTTGTCAAACTAGTGCAGCTCCACGGACTGCACCAGCTCAGTCTCAGAGACTGGGACCAGCACTGAGGGTCAGGCTTTAAGTAAGAGCACAGGACAACACTTGGAATACCTCAACAATATGAAGAACCCAAATCAGGAATGAACAATCAAAGGGGTTTCAATCAAAATGATGACTTCAGACTTGCAGACTCAGAGAAAGACCATGGCTTTCCTCCTTGTAAGAGTTATACTTTGGAACGCAGAGAACACATGCTCCCCCATCAGAAGTGACCGCAGCCAACAACATCCATCAGCATTTAAAAAGCCCAAAATGAAATCACATATCAGTTTGAAATTGCAAAATTGTAAGAAAATTGGAATTAGATATTACCCCCAAATCGCCCAGCCCTAATCCAGACATTCCTTCAGTCTATCTGGGAGACGGTCACTTGTTGTTTCTACATCCAGGAGCTGTGAGCTCAGTCAACTGTGAGTTGTAACAACATTATTAGCTACATCTCACTAATAAATCATCAATTAACAGCTTTTAAATCTTGCACCAACTTTGATTTTGCTTATTTGTTATGTCTTTTGTCCCTGAACATCTTCATTTAAActtatttaattaaatcatgATTTACGTTGTGAATCTTTTTTCAATCTCCTTGGTCCTTCAGGTTCTCAGGcactttttgtctctgtgacGCCCTTTGAGTATCCATCTTGTGAACTTGCTAAATGACTGCTCAGGGATCTCTGCTGCTGTCGAGGATTAGGGTTGTGAATCTTGGGATAGGCTCGTCCACGACAAGAAGGCCACCCCTGACCGTCTACAGTCCTCGGTTCGGGTTACCACACTTAGATTGATGGACCCCTGTGCAGGGATGACTGAAAATTTCCTGAAGGTCTTCATGAACATAAATGAAGACGAGGCCTTCTTTACGAGCGGGTTAACCACTCTTTAGTTCAGCTGCACTTTAATAATCTAGGTAGTTAATGTATAATGCTAGTGTCGAGTTAGCAGTACTTATTTTATCTACAGTATATGTCAGGTTGTAGCGTGGGCAATCATAGCATGGGAACAACTTCTTCAGATGAACACATTTGTGGGAACTTTAATTTCTGTTCAGAAAGTATGACAACTGAACATCCTTGCGCATCTAAACCTGGCACACCTCTGTGGACGGCATACCACTCtgccaacaacaaacaaacactgaagataCAGTTCCTCATCTATCAAGAAATGCAAACAACACATTCATCAATCAATGACCATCACTGAACCCACATTAAACATTCAATCAATACCAAAATTAAATCATATTCCTCATAATTtgtcacacaaaataaatctcatCTCATTACATACATTAGGTTAGCTATATTTTCAAAAGACAGGGTTGTTTCCAGTGTGTTCCATCTGCTATTCATCCTGATGACAATTTACAACACTAGGTTATCATCTAATGTTACTGAGCTGATGTTTGTCTAATGTGTCACTGTTGTAACACTGTTCATAATGCCAATCTGACGTCTGACCATGGttgatttatgtatttaaacaTACCAGTGTAGGAACAGTGATTGCAATAGGCTGGAACTTAGCAgtgcacatgcatacatacgcacacagacaaacacacacattatagttAAGCTCTGACACTTACAAAGAGCATTATGTCTGTACAATTGAATTCCTGTTGCTGATCGTTTTGAACTAGGAGTCCATTTTGAATCAAATCTTCAATCCAAGAATTGAAATAACATGGAATAGCGAGATTTTATGAATCTTGCTCCCACCATAATGTTCAGATGCGGGCTGTTTCATTGCTTATAGCTCACACTGGGTTATTctgtgaatgaaagaaaagctgcattCAATTATCTGATTGTGGAGACAGCTAAATGACAGTTATGAtcagagctccagctgaagggGGAGGTATTGCCTGCTGTACCACTGTAGgcaacagttgtgtgtgtgtgtatgtgtgtgtgtgtgtgtgtgtcttacttccttcttttcatcagctgcttcctcaAAACAACTTACTTTCATTGAAGTGCAGCTCATCAGGAGTTAATTGGCTATATTCTAGGATTCCTGTCAGTAAGGTTGTAAAAGATGTCATTACATTGATGATGCTCTTCTCCTGTCACTGTGCTAATCCCGAGAAACACTTAGCCTTTGTTAGCTCTGTCAATGTGGACTCACGGATGATGATCATAGTCGGTCTCTTCAAACTTCTCTTatttcccctcttctcctctcgGGTGGAGTTTCCCTCCCCATGCCTATGACCCGACATTGACATGTCACTCACATAAGATCCTTCGAGGGATTGTACGATCACCGAACTGATCAACGGGGCCGTTTTTCTAACTCAGCAGCGGATTTTCTGCCCTGAAGTCCCGTCTTCGGATCCACCCGGCTGCGCTACCTTAAAATGACAGCTTGTTAAATGCAGTTCGCAGACGGATCTCCGGTCCACGTCGCCACAGCTTACCGACCTGCGGACTGACAGGTGGACAGGTGCAGCTGTGCCAGACAAATCAACACTAAAGACACGCCACACTAACTCCTTCCTCCGCTGACGGCTGCGTGAAGCCCGAACCGCCCGGTTCTAACTCTTTCTGCGGGGAGTGTGTAAAGCAGCTCCCAGTCAAAGTCTCTGAAGTGGTCGGCCTCAGTAAACAGCATGTATTTTACACCGAACAGACcaaagtggtggtggtggtggtggtggtgggggggggggcaggcgaagcagcacacacagaggcCGGAGCCGCTACTCACATCTTCCATGATGAAGGGCTGATATCCGTTATGTGAGCCTCAGGCAGCCTGAAATCACTCGACGTCGCCTTCTCTCCGCCACAAACgactctcttcttctcccctgaCGGCGGGCAGCTGACACATTTCCTCCAGCATACgtcagaggagaaaatgaggaaCCGTGTAGCTCTGTGACTCGCTGCGTTTTTCCTCTTTGGCCTCGGCAGAGAAAAAGTTCGAAGAAAAAGTTTGGTTTCCGGTCGAAGCGCCTTCACGCTGTTCAATCAAAGAGCCTGCCGAGGAGGGGCGACGCGAGCCGCCTGCGCGTGCATCCTCCGCGGCGTCAAAGTGAGCACGCGCCAGCATCCTCCCAGCACCAGAGCTGTCCCCTTCCCCCGGGTCTCCCGGGGACAGGTCCCGGGGGACAGGTCCCCGGGAGACCCGCCGGGGGACTGGTGAACAGTAGGAGTCCGGCTtatgagagacagacacatgATCGATGATGATCTTGTGGTTTCATTGGAATGAATTTACGTTAATCCAGAATACGAGTAATCCAGTCAGTCAGAAGGATCCCTGTTTTTGACAATGACACAAATATTCACTCTTTATAAAGATATCATGGCATTTATTAAAACGGAAGACAGCAAAGGCGGTTCAAAGATGTCAGATTGGTTCAAAAGCGCTCCGAAAAGCGGTAAATATAATGAGCTGAAGAGCCACAAGGGAAACCTTAAACACTTAAATAATATACAAATGTAGAATATGACACTTATGTCCCCATAAAGAGTGAAGCTGCCATCATACACGGTGTTTGGAAATATGAAAGTATAAGTTTATAACCGAAAAATCCCACAGTGAAAATGTTATCCTGCTTCATATGTTTAGCAAGTTTTCTTCATAGTTTATAAAACTTTATGTAcaaatttcttttctcattttctgtcgTTTATATTGACACAGATATCAGCAATATGAAGCTATTGACCAACTCAAGCATGCTTACATGAGCTAGACACATGCCATGACGTGACATGAATCATTCTTccagtttctattttttatgtagtttttattaacacaaatgttcatgttttgtatATAATGTTGCATGATATTattcatatgtatatattacatttattggtacacataaaaaagtaataagCATTGATCAATAAAACCAGATTTAATGTCTTTTACCCTAAATTAGCATGTAggccctgtctgtctgtctcaaatatatacatacatttaaatatacacaTTAATAAACCAGTCACatgtttaatacatttaaaagacCAGTAAAGCTTAATCATAAATAGTTTACTGTCATTTTATTAGCAGGTCTAGTTGTAATAATCATCACtcataaatctgtgtgtgccATGCATAGTTGACTGAATGGTGGCATTTTTTATGTAATCTTGGAAAGCCAGacagaaagtgtgtttgtgtgttttaaacaaCAAAGGGACTCATCCAGTGGGAACACATCAGTCCATGTTTCAACAGAAAGGTTTTACATTTGGGCTGACTTATATTTAGAccatcatttttcttcttctgaactTTTGAACTTATTTAAGGTCCTTTGACTGAGATCCCAGTCCTTCTTTACagattttcctctgaaatgtcTGCTCCCGTCGTACTGCTCCTCTACGTGGCACCCGATTCCTACTACAGGTGTGATAAATGACACTGATCTCTTTTCATGATGGTGACACACCTTTATGTGAATCAGTGGGGCAAAGAGCATGCATACCGTCCTTTGGTGTTTGTGCCGTGAATGATCTTGAAGCATACttatgattgatgatgatgatttttgtgTGACACACGACTGTGTGTGAGACAGCATTAAATAGACGTGTACATTCATGTGACCCCGCCGTGTAGCTGCACCATGGCGGAAGTCAGGTGACCAACCACGCACCTTTACTCACTTCCCACTTCACTGACAATAAACATTGTTTCTTTAAACTACGACCATTCTATAACATCATCCACCTGTTTAGCCTTGTAACCAAGACGCCAAAGTCCAATTACCTTAACAGAACAGCTTTTTACCTGAACACTCCCTCTCTAAATCTAACCAACTTGTAAAGTTTAACAGAGCATTGTAATTGAGGACAATTGGCTACAATCTTCATTCTCTGCTCTGTGCGaatctgtgtttgttctgtcagCTCTAAATGAACTCCTGCAGGATTTCGCAGCCTCACCAGGTGCAGGCTGGCTCGACATGCTTTCGGGGTCCTGGTTCTGTAACATGCAGGGAGATGTGCCTGGCCTCAGAGCACAACACGTCTCTTTTACAGCCGTCTCCAAGCAACTGCTTCATCTTTTGTGGAAGCTTGGACTATGGATGATCTGAGACAGCTTGCCAAAGGTATCCATTGTGTCTACAGGTTCCTCCTTTTGTCCATTGGCAAGGGTTATCTGCCCCGGCTGGTCAGGGATGTCCATCCCAGAGGATAAAGTCTGATCCAGGGTGCTAATCCTGGGCAGGAACTGGGCCAAAGCCGGGACACCCCGGTCTCGAGCCTGCAGCCTTTGCCGCCGGTTTCCAAGACTCAGCAGGGCGCCATGACTGTCCGAGACATAGATGTTATAGCCATCAGATAAAAGCTTCTCTCTGAAGCTGCAGTCATCTCTTATGTAGGTATGctggaaaacatgaagacacATTCATATGTCTGAGTTTTTGAGATggcatttctctgtggagggCAGATTACGgatgaagaaaataatttgtGGAGCCAACATTAAAATTGGTGTGGGTGCCCCACAGACCTGCACATTTCACCTAATGTGTTGCATGTTCCTACGTTAAGGTCTTGTAAGAATTTGgaacaaaaaattaatttggaTTACGCTAGTAAAAGAAATTTATACCAATTATCTAATATTTGGAAGGGTTTGGTCTAACATGTAACATGTGTCACTATAGCCCCAGTAGCTCCTTGTTTCCTAAATGTGTAGTGTACAAAATGCTCAGTATATCTGACTGTTAAGTATAATGAGTGTTTGCTGTATAATGGAAGTGACGTGTTGATTGAGAGGATGTGACTAATTACTAATTACATCAATTGGTGGGCATTGATGTAGTTCATATTAATGCGCACCAAATAATTTTTCAGTTGTGCTGTTGCTCACTTGTTTTTCCACCAACCTGCTTATTCTTGATATTAATTCCATGCCGAACAAGTAAGTGCTTGTTTTATAATTGTCATATTACATTTATGAagttttttatgtatttgatGTACCTGATCTGTTGAGTCGTTTTTAGACTGTAGTGATAATTGTCACAGTTCCGAAGTATTAATGTAATTCCTGCAAGTTGTACGTTTGGAGAGTGGAGTTTATTTGATGCTGGTTTTCATATGAGGAAATTTCCTTAATTGCGGGAGGAAAAATCCATTAGCTTGGACGTTTATTATATAATTCCTGTTTGAATGACCGTATGCCGTCACTGTAGTCTATTTAGGTTGTCCCCATGGTGATTcctgtcatttttctctctgccgcATTTCTGGCTATTTTTTGGTAACTACTGATCTCTGTTTTGACTGTAATAGCCttcacagtgttttattttatattaatattttggTTTCAAATTTTTTGGCATGCTAGATGGACAGCGAAGAGGTGTCAGATCAATACGTCATCTTTTTTCCCTGCATAACATGAAGAGTTAGCGCTCAACATTACCCCCCATTAACATGTGGTGTTTACAGATTAAaatctgctgtggaaaaaaaaataactaaataatgCTGTGAGTTATCTGATAGCTGTTTGCTTTGAGAGGCAGCCAGAGGCCAaggttgttgttgctgctgctggatctTTTCATTCAGGTTTTTCCCTTTGCAAACACATCCTACCCTGTACCACACTGGACAAAGGTTGATGAACCAACTCACTgtttgaatgaatgactgactcCTGTATTTTCAGAACATGGAGGCTGATGGCCAACATACGACCCACAGCAAGAATCCTGAGGTGGGCAGCGTCTGCAGGCATCTCTCTTTAAGATTCTTTGAACATTTCCCTGATTTTGAAGTTTTTCGTATGTCACATCGCTGAGTTTGGAGAAGACACCACAGatcataatttttgttttctacaagATCATACAAGAATGGCCTGAAGTTGCTTGTGCCAAACTTGGTGGAAGGATGAATTGTGCTGGATCAGGGAAGAACCCATTCCAATCTGGGGCAGATCTGagactgatttgtgttttttgacaTTGGCGTCAGGGAATGTCTGCCCCCGtcctctttgtttatttgtcaggATTACACAAAATGCCCTGAACTTATTGGCACCAATTGTGGTGGAGAGATGGGGTGCAATCCAGTCAAAAAGCAGGCTGAAATGGTAAAACCATATTGTAATCTATGTCTGATGAAAGAAAATGCTAGATCTGCAATAGACATAAATTCATATGGTACCAGCAGCATTAGAAATTACTACCAATATTCAACATGCAAGtc
This window harbors:
- the fgf19 gene encoding fibroblast growth factor 19, producing MLLLVATVYVLNVVFATGVVCLPLLDQGPRSNHGWDQVVRLRHLYAARPGLHLLIDGDGQIDGSAIQTLHSLLEIRPVNPGSVAIRGVASERFLCIEGDGTLYSSHTYIRDDCSFREKLLSDGYNIYVSDSHGALLSLGNRRQRLQARDRGVPALAQFLPRISTLDQTLSSGMDIPDQPGQITLANGQKEEPVDTMDTFGKLSQIIHSPSFHKR